CTCCATATCCCTGTCCGTGGCCAGGTAGCAGAAGGGGAACTGCAGCGTCTCAAAATTGCCGGAGTCCAGCGCCTGATGGGCCACGCTCAGGCGGTGGTTGGTGATACCGATGTGGCGGACATACCCCTTCTCCTTGGCCTCCAGCGCCGCGGCAAAGGGACCGTCCGGGTCGTTGATATCCGGCAGCACCGCCGGGTTGTGGAACTGGAAGAGGTCGATATAGTCCGTCTTCATCCTCCGCAGGCTGGTCTCGATGTGCCGGCGCACCGTCTCCTTGTCCGTCCCGCCGCTCTTGGTGGAGATCACGATGTTGTGGCGGACGTCGGAGAGCGCCTCGCCGATCTTCTCCTCGCTGTCGCTGTAGGCATTGGCGGTGTCGAAATAGTTGATTCCCGCATCGTAGGCCCTGCGCAGCAGCTTTTTGGACGCGGCGTGGTCGATGCGCTGGATGGGCAGCGCGCCAAAGGCCGTTTTTGTCACCCAGAGCTCAGTTTTTCCCAATCTCACTTTTACCATAGTCTCTCTCCTTCTTCCGCCGCCCTACTGCCGGCGGCTTAGCTCCTCTTCCTCCAGCTTCCGATAGGCCACCTTGCCCACCAGGGTCTTGGGCAGCTCTGCCCGGAACTCGATCTCCGTGGGAATGGCGTATTTGGCGATGTGCTTGCGGCAGTGAGCCAAAATGGCCTGGCGGCAGGCCTCAGTAGGCTTGAAGCCCGGCTTGAGCATCACAAAGGCCTTGACCCGCTGGATCTTGATGGGGTCGCTCACGCCGATGACGCAGCTCATCTGGACGTACTCATGCCCATCTAAGACGTTTTCAATCTGGGAGGGATAGACGTTGTAACCGTTGGTGACGATCATGCGCTTAATGCGCTGGCGGAAGTAGACAAATCCGTCGGAATCCATGATTCCCAGATCGCCGGTGTGGACCCAGGTCATGCCGTCGGCGTGGGTGCGCAGCGTCTGGGCCGTCTCCTCCGGATGGTTCACATACTCCACCATCACCGTTGGGCCGGCGATGCAGATCTCGCCCTCCTTGCCGTAGGGCACCTCCTCTTCCGTCCCAGCCTTCACGATCTTATAGAACATGTCGGGGAAGGGCAGGCCGATGGACCCCTCCCGGGCCTGGTGCATGGGCGTGAGGCAGCTTGCGGTGACGCATTCGGTGGTGCCGTAGCCCTCCCGGACCTGGACAGCCGCGCCGTGCCCGGCCAAAAAGGCGTCAAAGCGCTTTTTCAGTTCCACAGACAAGGAGTCGCCGCCGGAGAACACGCCTTTCAGGCAGCTCAAATCCACACCCTCCATCTGCTTCACCCGCAGCAGCGCCTCGAAAAGAGAGGGCACGCCGGCAATGAGGTTGGGCTGGTATTTCTTCAGCAGCTCCGCGTAGGACTCCGGGGTGAACCGGGGAATCAGGATACAGCGGCCTCCGCCCCACATCATGGAGTGGATGGACACGCCGAGGCCGAACCCATGGAACATGGGCATGATGGCCAGCATCTTGTCGCCGGGCTGGAAAAAGGTGTTGGTGGCGATGATCTGTGCCCCCAGGGCGTTGAAATTCCGGTTGGTCAGCAGTATGCCCTTGGTGGTGCCGGTGGTGCCGCCGGAGTAGAGGATCACCGCCGAGTCCTCGGCATGGCGGTCCACCTTGTAAATCTCGATATAGTCCCCGCGGCGGAGGAAGTCTCTCCACTTGAGAACGTTGGCCCTGGCCGGGATGGGCTTGATCTTCCGCCCCTCCTTCAGATAGTAGCCGGCCCGGACCGCGGAGGGCAGCTCATCCGCCGCGCCGGTGACGATCAGGTTGGGCAGGTCCACCACCTTGCGCAGCCTGGCAAACTTGGGATAGAACTGGTCCAGCGTGATGGCCGCCACGCTCCCGGAATCCCGGAGGTAAAAGGCGATCTCGCTCTCAGCGGAGAGAGGGTGGACCATATTGGAAACGGCGCCCACCAAGTTCACCGCATAGAACATAATCAGCGTCTGGGGCATATTGGGCAGGCAGATCGTCACCCGGTCGCCCTCCCGGATGCCCATGGCCTTCAGCGCCCGGGCGCAGGTGTGGATCTTCTCCACCAGCTCCCGGTAAGTGCACTTGCTGCCCATATAATCATAGGCGATATAGTCTCCATAGCGGCGGGCGGTATCCTCCAGGGCGCCTACCATGGTCTTTTCCGAATAGGTCAGCGTGGCCGGTACCTCTTCATCGTAGCTGCCAAGCCAGGGCGCTTTCACCCGGGGCACCTCCGCCCCCTTTTTTTCCCGCTTGCCTCTCTGGCCGGCAGCCTGAATCGCCGGTTCACTCATAGTCTACTTCCTCCTTTGCAGGTCGCTCCAGCAGCTCCGGGTGCTGAAGCAGATGTTTGAACAGTTTGATGGTTCTGGAATAGTAATACCCGTCGGCAATGCGCTCATCCAAGGTAATCCCCACCTTCAGGGCGTCCCGCATCTCCACATGTCCGTCGGATTCAAAAAAGGGGTGAAGGCGCTTTTCCCCGATGGTGACAAAAAAGGAGTTTGTCCCCCAGTTGTTCAGATGGTGATAGGCGGCATTGAGCCTGATGGACCCCAGGTTGGAAATAAAAATGGTGGCGTAGTCCGGGTCCGTCTTCACCAGGCTCAGCGGCGCCCGACCGTGGTACTCCAGCCAGTAGAGCATCCGGATCACAAAGCGCAGCAGGGGCCGGGGCAGCCTGCCCAAAAAATCCATGCCGGCGGTGGAGTTGTCCACCGACTCCTCGTTCCGATAAGCCAAAACCTCCTTCTTGATCCGGTTATGTACATCGGTCACGGTGTCGTCCTCCTCGAACTTGATGAACAGCAGTGACTCCTTTGCCGTGTCGGAGAACTGCTTTTTCATCACAAAGGCGGCCGTCAGCTCGTTGCGCTGATACATGCGGTTGCCGGAGATGAATCGGTTCATCCTGGGGCGCAGGGTAATTGTCTTCACCAGCGCCGCCAGGATCACATGAAAAAAGGTATATTTGAACTCCGGGTCCTCCAGGTTCTTCTTTTCTATAAAGGCATTGACTTCCGTCAGGTCGATAAGCTCCTCGATAAACGCCTCGTTGTCCGCCCGGTTGGGCATCAGATAAGGGGTAAACACATGGAGCGGGTCCAGGTCCCGCAGCCAGACGCCGTCCCGGCGATCACCCCAGCGCACTTTGTTCTTCTCCACTGCCTCTCCTCTTTTCTTGCAACAATTATACTCTATTTTTAGATTGGTTCCGTTTCCTACACAAATTCACCTGCGACCGTCTTCTCCGGTTCCCTACATGTCCTCGTCCGGCCGGCCCTCCCGGCCTTCCACCTCCGGCGGCTCCGCCTTTTCCTGTTCCACCTTCAGATAGTCCCGTCCCTCTTCCTTGCGGCTGGGAATAAACTTACGGGCTACTTTTCCCTTCCCCTGGCTTTTCACATAGAAAAAGCCGATGATGGAAAAGACCGTGGCGCCGATGAAATTGACGAACAGGTCCTTCATGGTATCCAGCAGGCCGATATCCAGATACCCACCCAATCCAAGAGACTCCCCGTTGATCACCGTGTCCGTGATGCCGGTGACTCCCACCACCGTGTTGGTCCGGGTCGTGTCCAGGGCTACGGTGTAGATGGCGTGAACAATGGTATCCTTCTGCATGTCCGTGTGGAACACCAAATCCATGCCGCACTCAAAAAACTCCCACAAAACGCCGATGGTCATGGAAAAGCAGAAGGCCACCACGGCCATAAACGCGGGGGACAGGTCAAAGCTCAGCCGTTCGTCGCTGTTGAGCAGCACCACCAGGGAAAAGCCGATGGCCGCCGCCAAAAATCCGTTCACCGTGTGGAGCATGGTGTCCCAGCCCGGAACCCGGACATAAAAGGAGCTGATCTCCCCCAAAATCTCCGCCGCAAAGATGAAGCAGAGGATGATGATCTCCAGCGTGGTGGGCAGCTCGATGCGCAGACCCACCTGTACGATGCTTGGCACATAAAGCAACAGAAGCGTCAGCACGCAGAAGAAGACGCTCTCAAAATGCCCCAAAATGCACTGGCGGATCAGGGTGGCCACCACCAGCACGTGAAGAACCTTATAGGCGATAAAGGAGCTTCTGTGCTCCCGCAGCTCCATCTTGACCGCCGCTTTGAACTGTTGCCATCTCTTTTTCAACCGCGCGCTCCTTTCCCATCCGCCGAGGCGTCATATGATTCAAAAATAACCAGGTGTCCCTCCCGCTCCGCCGCTCGCTGATCCGCCAAAGAGCGGATGGTCCAGTTGATCTCCTGCACGCCCCGGCTGCGGCAGCACAGCCGGACCGCCCAGTTCCTGCGGTCCTCAAACCGGTAGGACACAAAATCGGGGCGCGTCCGAAAATTGTACAGAAGGCAGCTCAGTGCGACGCGGTGCATCGTGCTCAGGCCCGAAGGGGATTTCATGAAATCCTGAGATAGCTGGCCCCGGACCACCAGCGGCCGGTTCTCCCTCAGCCACAAAAGGCACCTGGGGTCAAAGCTCTCAACGCAGCAGACCACATGGAACCGCTCCAGCGTCTCGCAGGTCAGCCGCGCTATCTCGTTCCAGTTGCCCCGGGCGCTTTTGAGCTCCACGATCAACGGCGCCTTTCCCTCAAAAAGGGGCAGCACCTCCTCTAACAGGGGGATTCGCTCCTCCGTTCCCTCCAGCCGGTAGCCTTTGAGCTGCTCCGCCGTCAGGTCCTCCACATCCGCCTCCACGCCGCAGGTCCGCTTCAGGGAGGAGTCGTGGATCACCGCCAGGCGCCTGTCTCGGGTCAGGTGCACGTCCAGCTCGGCTCCGAAGCCGTGCTCCACCGCCCGCCGGAAGGCCGCCATGGAGTTTTCGGGAATCTCAGGCTTTTGATGATACCCCCGGTGGGCGTAGCGGAACTTCCGCAGCAGCTTCCACTGAGGATGCCCCCGTCTTCCCTGAAGCAAAAATTCCAGCAGCAGCAAAACAACCACCGCAGTGGCCGCAACCCAGAACAGCTCTTTCACAGGCGCCTCCTCTTCCACGGCCAAACAGGCCGAAATTCAATACAGAGTGTATTGTACCCCAATTTTTCCAGTAATGCAAATCTTTGATCATTTCTTCCAAATATTACAAAGAGAGGGGCCGCCCGCAAGGGCAGTTCCCTCTCTTTATAACGGATTCAGTCCCCGGCATCAAAGGCTTCCAGCCCCCGCTTCACCTCCGCCCGGGAGTCGCCGTGGCGCACAAACAGCATGGTGACAACACTGCCGGCCACAAACGCCGCGGCATAGGGAAAGAGCGCCGTATATCCCACATTCCGCAGCAGCCATCCCGCCGCGATGGGCGTGATGGTTTGGGCCGCCATGGAAAAGGTGTAGTAATACCCGGTGAACCTGCCGATGTCGCCGCCGGAACACATCTCCACCACCATGGGCAGGGAGTTGACGTTGATCGCCGCCCAGGCGAGGCCCACCAGCGCAAAAAGGCCATAGAGGACCGGAGAGAAGCGGCCATAGGCCAGGGTGTAGAGAAAGCCCGCGAAAAAGCAGCACGCCAGCAGCACGGCGCCCATCAGGATGGTCCTCTTCCGCCCGACACGGGAGGCCAGCGCGCCGATGGGCAGGTAGGCGACAATGGCCCCGGCGGTGGCCACGGTCAGGCACACCGAAGCGTCGCCCAGACTCATTCCCCACTCCCTGTTGGCATAGGTGGTAAACCAGGTCTCAATGGCGTTGTAGCCGGTAAACCAGAGGGCAATGGAGCAGAGGAGAAACCCGAGGCTCCGTTTCACTTCTTTTGGGAGGGCCTGCCCCGTTCTTGCCTGGCTTTCCTGGCCCTGTTCCGGGTGCTCCGCCTCCCACCGGGCCATCTCCCGGCCAATGCGCCGCTCATCCACAAAGAGCGTCACAATCGCCACGGAGACCACCATCACCCCGGCCACCACCGCAAAAAGCGGCAGATAGTCCACATGGTCCGCCTCCGCGTCACCCCGGTACAGCGCCGAGGCCACCAACAGATAGAGGATGCCGCCCAGGGCGCCCATAAGGTTGATGACCGCGTTTCCCTTGGAGCGCAGGGGCTTTGGCGTCACGTCCGGCATCAGGGCCACGGCCGGGGAGCGGTAGGTGCCCATGGCCACCAGCAGCGATGCCAGAACGGCGATGAAGGCAGCGGTTTTCCAGGGCGCCGGCGCGGCGCTGTAGCTGTTGTCCAATACCGGTAAAAGCAGCATCAGCGCCACCGCGGCACCAGTGCCGAAGAGCAGGAAGGGCCTGCGCCGGCCCATGGCAAAACGGCTGCGGTCGGAAAGAGCTCCGAAAAGCGGCAACAGGAACAGGGCAAGCACATTGTCCGCCGCCATGATGATTCCGGACCACATTTCGTTCATGCGGAAGGTGTTGGTCAGGATCAGGGGGATCACGTTGTTGTACATCTGCCAGAAGGCACAGATGGAGAGGAAGGCAAAGCCCACCAAAACCGTGCGTTTTCCGTTCAGCTTCATCGACCGTCCCTCAGCTTTCCCCAAATCTCCCGGATGTCCTCATAAATGGCCGTGGGCCGTATCTCCGACTGCTCCACGGTCTTTAGGGTGGACTCGCCGGAGAGCACCAGGGCCGCGTCCACGCCGGCATTTAGCCCGCATGCGATATCGGTGTAAATCCGGTCGCCGATGAGCAGCGTCTGCTCCGGTGTGTACCCGGTCCGCTCCATGGCCAGCAGGGCCATCTCCGGCTGCGGCTTGCCGATGACCTTTGGACTGCGGCCGGTGGCCCGGCGGAGCATCTCGCAGACGCTGCCGCAGTCCGGCACGGAGCCGTACCAGGTGGGGCAGACCCAGTCAGGGTTGGTGGCGATGTAATCCACTCCCCGGTTCAGCAAAATGCAGGCGTCCTCCAGCTTTTGAAAGGTCAGCTCCGTGTCAAAGCCGCACAGCAGCGTGTCCACCTCATCGCTGCGCGATCCTGCCACCCGGAAGCCCGCCTGACGCAGCTGAGCGCGGAACGACTCCGTCCCAAAGACATAAAGCAGGCTCCGTTCCTTCCTCTGGCGGTGCAGGTAGGCAATGGATGCGTCCACCGAGGTGAGGAAATCCTCCGGCGACGCGTCCACGCCCATCCGCGCCATTTTCTCCACATAGGCCTCCACCCCCCGTGAGGAGTTGTTGGTCAAAAAGAGATACCTTCCCCCCATGAACCGAACGCAATCCAAAAACTCCCGGGCGCCGTCAAAAAGGCGCTCATCCAAATACAGTGTGCCGTCCATATCCAGCAGGAACAGTTTCTTTTGGGACAGGTCCATGCCGATCCTCCTTGCAATCAGTTGGTGTCAGCATACCATAAAGGGCCCTTGCTGGCAAGCGGGCTCACTCCGCTTCCTTTTACCCTGGTTTTGCAATTCAGAGGAGACTGCCTGGAAACCCAGAGCAAATGAGTATGCCCGTTCGATTGGCTTTTCTTTAATATCACTGGCACAAATACATGCCATTAAAATTGAAATCGTCAAAATTGATATGGCAGTTGCCGAAACACTGCCCATACAGGAGTCGGCCATCATCATTGCAATCAGGGCGGCTGTTGTATCCAGCACCAGAAATGCGATTCTTGCACGGTTGGTGCTTATTTTGTGTAAAAGCAAAAGTGCATTCAGCAATCCTTTTATCAGCATTTTCAGGGGAACCCCCAACGCCGCCGTTCGCTTGATGGAATGATCTGCGTAACGAAAATCTTCCCAGCTACTTTATTGGCTCATCGTATCCCGCGCACCGATTCCACTAAATTAAAAAAGTGCCACAGCCCGAAATTTGATCGGGCTGTGGCATATAATCTGGGCAGACTTTCATCCATCGATTTATTAAATCTGCATCCAGATAGTCTTAAGCTCTGTATATTGACGGGCAGCCCACAGAGACTTGTCACGACTGAAAAAACCAGACTGTTTAAAGCCGCCGAAGGGCGTGCCGATGTCACCTTCAGAGTAACAATTGACAGAAACCGTGCCACTTCTCAGCGCCCGAGCCATACGGTGGGCGGTCTTTATGTTATCGGTGAATAGAGAAGCCTGGAGACCATATTCCGTGTCGTTGGCCAAGCGGATAGCTTCTTCTTCTGTCTCGAATGTCATTACTGCCAGTACCGGCCCAAATATCTCCTTCCGAGTAATAGTCATATCAGGCGTAACATCATCAAAAACAGCGGGCTCCACAAAGTTGCCGCCGCTCTCGGCAAAGAGCTGCCGGCCACCGTAAACCAACTTAGCCCCCTCAGCTTTACCGATTTTAATGTAGCGCAGTACCTGTTCCATATGAGATCGCTCCACCAAGGCACCCAATTGCACATCAGGATTCAAAGGTTCTCCGGTCTTCCACTCCTTGGCAGCTGCAATCACCTTTTCCAGAAAAGCGTCCTTAATACTCCTATGTACCAACAGACGGGAGTTAGAGGTGCAATTTTCGCCCATATTCCAGAACACGGCGTTGACCGCCTGTGCAGCAGCATAGTCCAGATCTTTAACGTCCGGCATAACAATGCAGGGATTCTTCCCGCCCATTTCCAGCAAAATACGCTTAGCATTGGTTCGGCCAGAGAGCTCTAATAGTTGCTTGCCCACGGCGGTGGAGCCGGTAAAGGTCAAAGCCTCCAGCCATGGATGGGTTCCCAAGGCGGTGCCGATCACATTGCCGCTTCCAGGCAGTACATTGAGCACACCATCGGGTAAGCCGGCCTCCATAGCCAGTTCTGCCATCCGCAGCATAGTGAGAGAAGTTAGCTTTGCGGGCTTGACAATAACACTATTACCAGTAGCCAGAATAGGCGCCAACTTCCAAGATGCCATCTGCATGGGGAAGTTCCAAGGTAAAATGGCGCCCACTACGCCCAAAGGCTCCCGCACCACCAAACTCACATGTTCAGCATCCGTAGCAGTGATAGAGTCCTCCAGCTTATCGATGGCCTCGGCATACCAGGCAAAGGTCATGGCGGTGTCGGGTACATCACCCTGTACCGTGTCGGAGATAGGCTTGCCGCTGTCCAGAGATTCCATAACCGACAGTTCGTCGGCGTGATCCAACAGTAGTTGTGAGAAGCGCAGCAGAATGCTTTTGCGCTCCTGGGGAGACATTTGGGCCCAGCGGCCATCTTCAAACGCCTTTCGGGCGGCGGTTTCCGCTGCAAGCACATCTTCCACACCGCAACTGGTGATCTCTGCAAGGGCCTGACCATTAGCAGGATTTACCGTGGTAAAGCGTTTGCCGCTCACTGAGTCCACAAACTTTCCGTCGATCAACGCCTTGCTGGGGAACCGCAGTTCCCTCGCAATCTTTTCATAATAAGTTCTTGTTTGCAATGCCATGGCGCTTATCCTTTCCGGTGCCGTGGGAAGTCTTTCCGTCCTGGCACCTGTTTCATTAATACAGTTGATCCGCCTTCATCAGATCTTCCACATATGCTTTCTCTTCCAGGGTAAGTTCCAGCCGGGGGCGTCTGCAAAAACCTCCGTTTCCAGTTTTCCGGGTCACCAAATACTTCAGGGCCTGTATCGGTTTGGGGAAACTCTCCAGAGCATTGAGGCCCGGCAAAATCTTACGGTATATCTCCCAACCCTTAGCTATATCGTGCTGATTGTAAACCGCGTCAAAGAGTTCTACACAACACTTAGGGGCCACGTTGGCCAACATGCAGATCATGCCGCATGCACCGTCTGCGAAACTCTCAAAGGCCAGATTGTCACAGCCGCAGAAGATGCTGACGTTCTCTGGGGCGTCCTCTATCACGTCCCGCAGCACCTGTATGGAGCCGCTGGATTCCTTTACCATAGCAGTATAGGGTAAGGCCATCAGCTTACGGAAAGTCTCCCGCTCGAAGCTAATGCCACAGCTGCCAGGGTTGTTGTAAATCATGATGGGGAACTCGGTTCTCTCCATGATGTAACGGTAATGCTCTACTACCTCATCCTGGGCGGGATGACAGTAAGGAGAGGGCAGAATCATAGCGGCGTCGGCACCGCAGAGCTTGATGTTGTTGACCAGTTCGATTACGTCGTCTGCCTGTTCCCGGGTAGCACCCACGATCACGGAAACCCGATCCCTAATGTAGGGTACGATCTCCCTCACAAAGGTCTTATGTTCCTCAAGGGTGATACTCTGGTACTCTCCCGTAGCACCCAGCAGGCAGATACCCTGCAGCCCTTGTTCGATGAGCCAATCCAAGTGCCCCTTCGTCCTTTCAAAATCAAAAGAACCGTCTTCTTTGAAAGGCGTCACTGTAACTGCATACATTCCTTTAAACTTCTGATTCATAGCTGTCTGTTTCCTTTCCGCTTTCCCTTTTCTCAAGCATTTTCTGTCCTACAGTAAATGTGTATTTTAATAACTTATTGTTGATTAGCCTGCATTAAAAAATGATGCAGTTATATATGGGAACAGTTGACAGATTTCCATCCCGTTGTTAGAATAAATAAAAAATCATATTAATTATATGGTTGGTGTAATTATGAGAAAAATAAAAACTGTTACATTTCTTAAAGAAATCCACGCAATCAATTCCCCCGTAGGTGCAAACTATTTAAGCAGCCGACTTGAGATTCCCCCTGCTACTGTCGGCCGGCAATTGAAGAAACTGGAAGATGATGGTTATCTGGTAGGAGTTGGAAATAAAGGACGCGTTCTGACTCCAAAAGGGAAAAGTTTTCTTAACGAGTTGGAGTTTTTTGAAGTCCAGAAAAATGCGGCACAAAACCTGATTGATTGTGCTTCCAGTTCATCGGTCAAGCGCATCTGCGATGTACTGCAAATTCGACTGTTGCTTGAAACCTATACTTCTACTATGGCTTGCAAAAATGCCACAGATGAGCAGTTGGAGCAACTGGAAGTTCTCTCCATGGAGCATCTGCTGGAATTAAAGCGAGGTGGTACTGGCGCTCAGCAAGACCTTTCTATTCATCTTGCTATAGCAGAATTTTCAAAAAATGAAGTTGCCTATCAGATTTTAAAAATTCTATTGGCTGACAACAACGTATACTATGCTTTGAATACGATTTCTTCTTCTTTAAAGCGCACAGAAATCACCCAACATGACGAAATTGTCAATGCAATTCGCCTCAGAGATTCCGAAGCAGCTGACCGGGCCATGCGGACCCACTTGGGAAAAATTCTTGAGAACGTCAATGACTACCAAGAGCTTAATTCGTCTCATAGCAAATGAGTTTTCTCAAGCAGAATTCTATTTGCTGTTTTACACCACAATTTGACAGGGGCTTGTTGTCCGTGCATGTACGGGCAACAAGCCCTTTTTGTAAATCTATGATCCTGCCAGATTGCAGATCATCCCCGTCAATAGAGCTTTTCATAAAAATGCTGTCCAAACTCTTGGATGAGTTCATGCCAAGCCCTTTGCTAACTCAGCCAACTCCAGGTGCACAATCTTGCCGTTGTGGATAATCTCCTCACCATCAATCCACATACTGATATTCAGCGCCACACAGTCCGAGTGAGATGCGCCTGGAATTCCATCAGGAGGCAGCAGATTCGCTCCAATGCTGCCAAAAGCCCAGGTGGCAGAACCCCAGACCCGCTGATCCTGCAAGATGTCTCCTGAGAGGATTGCACCAGGGTTGACCCCCAGTCCGGTATGCGAGATATTCAACATCTGTGGATCATTGTAGCTCTTCAGCCAATCAAAATACCGGCCAGCTTCCGGTGCGCCATAGAAGTGTTGTACCTGGCCGTGCCTGATGTCTGCCCTGACCGGAGCCGACGGGATTCCGCATACCGGGGCCAAAGCGCCATCAAATACGATCGTTCCGTTGATGGACTCTACATCTGGTGTCCAGGCAATCTGTCCCGGCAGCATGTAAGTACCCGGATGGTCTGCTTCACCCAGTTCACATAAAACTGGACGGCCCGGCACATTGGTAAATGTAAGGTCCATCCCCGTGAGAGATGTCATACGAAATTCTTTTCCCGCCCTAATCATCTCCACAAAGCGCAGGCCAAACTTGCGCAGTTGCCTATAGTTCACCTTAGCAATGCAGTTGTTGATCAAATCTGCAGATGCACCGGTCAGATTCATATGACGCAGTTTTTTGTTAGCTTCCATGATCCGGATATATGTCTGACCGCCAAATATCCATTTGGTATTGAACTCTGCCCAGGCATCAGCGGCAGACAGCGCTCCGATCAAAGCTTCACCCGCAATGCCGGCATCCGCCGCCATGCCAACGCCTTCCGGGGTCGGCATATAGATGGTGAGCACTT
This window of the Dysosmobacter acutus genome carries:
- a CDS encoding FCD domain-containing protein; translation: MRKIKTVTFLKEIHAINSPVGANYLSSRLEIPPATVGRQLKKLEDDGYLVGVGNKGRVLTPKGKSFLNELEFFEVQKNAAQNLIDCASSSSVKRICDVLQIRLLLETYTSTMACKNATDEQLEQLEVLSMEHLLELKRGGTGAQQDLSIHLAIAEFSKNEVAYQILKILLADNNVYYALNTISSSLKRTEITQHDEIVNAIRLRDSEAADRAMRTHLGKILENVNDYQELNSSHSK
- a CDS encoding aminopeptidase; translated protein: MDNRLEAVAESLLKNLFALKEEEVFVITADEGNDRAVIEAVARVAKKQGTKVLTIYMPTPEGVGMAADAGIAGEALIGALSAADAWAEFNTKWIFGGQTYIRIMEANKKLRHMNLTGASADLINNCIAKVNYRQLRKFGLRFVEMIRAGKEFRMTSLTGMDLTFTNVPGRPVLCELGEADHPGTYMLPGQIAWTPDVESINGTIVFDGALAPVCGIPSAPVRADIRHGQVQHFYGAPEAGRYFDWLKSYNDPQMLNISHTGLGVNPGAILSGDILQDQRVWGSATWAFGSIGANLLPPDGIPGASHSDCVALNISMWIDGEEIIHNGKIVHLELAELAKGLA